GAATCACAGATCACCTAATTTGCTCATTGTTGTTCACAATTAAAGTTCATTGTTAATACAGTTGTCCACCAAGTTTAACACTGACAATACATGCTGTGTTTTAAACAAGAAGCACAGGAACCACAGAGTGACTGTCCTTAATGCAACACTTGTGTCTGTTAGGCAGTGCTAGGGAACATGAACGATACAAATGCACCAGGAAAACAAATGATGATTTACAGCTGATTTGCtgtcttgcatcactttaatttttgTATTCATGTGTTCTTGACACTGCATGTGGGTCTCCATTTGGAAAATGGCTCTGCTTTGTAGACCAAGTCTACCTCGTCCTCTGTGAATCTACCAGACTtaaacaaaaaatttaaatctgAGAGGCTGAAAGATTTTGGCAGTAAGACAAATGGGGTGGAAGCCTGCAGTCATGGAGGAAACCACCTCTTGCCAACAAGTGATGAAAGGTTCGCTTCAGAGTCTATTAAGCCTGTGGCGGCAGTCGGCTTTGCTGCAAGCTTAGCTATCAGTCTGTGATAGAGAAGCTTAATTTGGGAGAAAGCACATACACAGTGTAGTGTATGTTGCACTATGAAAGACATCTGTCGAGTGACATCAAGGATTTATATGGTTTGTGAAAGAGGCTAGAGTCCTGCCTTTCACTAACTTAGTTAATCAGCACACTAGAAAAGAAAGGCTTCATGAGCCCATACCAGAGTTTATATTTCATCAATGTCATCATGGTCTTTGTAATTCTCGGCTTGGATGTAGCCGTCCTCTATAAAACCATCCTCGTCCTCGGGTGACGGGGCTTTGGGGTCTTGGTCCAGCTCTTGGGCGCTGGTCTCAGTCTGCTCTGTGTCCAGGCTGAAGTTGAAGTACCGGCCCGTGTTGCTGGGCTCGTCTAACTCATGCAGCCTCTGGTGGCGGTAGTCAAAGAGCAGCTTGTACCAGGAGGGGGATTTGATGGCACATATGATGAACATGGATGTGCAGAGAGCAATGAGTACCACTCCAGCGAGGAACTTCCAGGTGTTGCTCACTACAGGCTCCTGCTGCCCATTTCTGCTGCCTGCTGCCAAAGAATCTTAAAAAAGACACACTGGTGTTATCCTCTTCTGGAATAACCTTCAGCATGGCAACCCAGTTACCTTTATTGCGGTGGAGTATAAGCCCATACTGGACTACCAGTCTTTTGGCTGTGAACTCCTTCTCTTTAATAGCAatgtatataaattattattgaatGTCTTTGGACAACATTTTTATAGTGACTTGTGGTTATTAGTATAATATTTCTTATCACTTTATATATTGGATATACAATGTAGGAATATTGGAATGTTATTGTCAAagagtaagtttttttttttaagcctgtTGAGTTCCTGTCACTTCTTATCAGTGCATTTGCACAAAGTATTAATGTTTATCTTTGTATTTCATAGcttttgcttgcttgcttggaACCATTGATGTCTTGTCTGATCGCAGAAATAACCTTCAGTTGAAAGAGACTGAAGAGCTTTTAGATTTTCACACTCATGTACACTTAAGGTGAACAGAAACAATTAGCTTGGTGTATGTGGCAGGTAGTACAGAACAGCATCGTCACCTTTGTTTGAAATGTTGTGGTTGGCTGCTGTGTTTGATTCCACATATGTTGTTCTTTGGCCCCTGGTAAAAGCTGTTGAGGTAGGAGTTATAACAGCCGTTGTACTAGTGACTGGGTCTGAAGTCACTGGCAGTGCTGGTTTCTTGAATGAGCATGCATTGGCCACATCTAGAATGCTTTTGCCAGCCATGTTCTTTGGAGTAGCACAGACAGCATCTGGTCCTTCTGcagaaatgcaaaacacatgTGCAGTGTTTCTTGAAAGAATCCACAACAGTGAAGATGTGGTTAGGCATATATTTACTTTGTGCTGCTcatattcatttgtttacaaGAACATGCTTGTCCTAATTAGCTACCAACTAAGGGAAGTGTGTATCCAACTGATCAGCATCATTTAAATCCCATGCAGATACCATTGCTCATTCAAACAACACTAAGTAATCTCAGATAGACTATGTGGTCTGTAACGCTGTATGACATTAAAACTATATGAAAATCGCAAATAAACTCAGCATGCCTGAGAAACTGTCCAAACAATAAT
This is a stretch of genomic DNA from Electrophorus electricus isolate fEleEle1 chromosome 6, fEleEle1.pri, whole genome shotgun sequence. It encodes these proteins:
- the LOC113582832 gene encoding leucine-rich repeat-containing protein 19; translation: MMGKVLVLLWTSATLVTSVTVDESKKTLTNVPASYASNITKLRLAYNLIVMNSSDTQALSHYPNLTELDLSYNHIAQLSGEAFPSLSSLHLLILKGNNLQTVRNESFAGLGKLRRLDLGKNPWNCSCLFVSFMKWMNNSGVRTEGPDAVCATPKNMAGKSILDVANACSFKKPALPVTSDPVTSTTAVITPTSTAFTRGQRTTYVESNTAANHNISNKDSLAAGSRNGQQEPVVSNTWKFLAGVVLIALCTSMFIICAIKSPSWYKLLFDYRHQRLHELDEPSNTGRYFNFSLDTEQTETSAQELDQDPKAPSPEDEDGFIEDGYIQAENYKDHDDIDEI